Within Runella rosea, the genomic segment TGTACCAGTACCACCGCCCATCCCTGCGGTAATAAATACCATCTGAGTGGGTGGTTGCATCAGTTGTCGGATGTATTCAATGCTTTCTTCGGCCGCTTTTCGTCCTGTAGCTGAATCAGTTCCCGCTCCGAGTCCCTTAAGCAAATCAGCGCCCAATTGAATTTTATTTTCAATGGTGCTGCGCATAAGAGCCTGTTTATCGGTATTGCATACCACAAAGCCCACATCCTTAATACCCTTCACATGCATGTGGTTGACGGCGTTGCTACCTCCCCCACCTACCCCAATTACTTTGATAATCGGTGCGTCTTCTGAATATTTTGAATTTTCCATGACGTACTCGTAGCCGTGGTCAAAAACGTTTTTTCTTGCAAAAACCATAATTTTTTAATGAGAAACAATTGGTGAGGTCGAATTTAAATTTTTGGTGTTAGTAAGAATCTTTCCCCGCCATATCATCTTGCATTAGACCTTTCCATATAAATGTGCCTACATCCTTGATTTTCAGGTCTTTAATTCCAAAGCTACCCCAAAGCCCTCCTGTTTTCTTTTTTTCTTGTTCTTTTTCTGTCTTACTTCTTTTTATTACTCTTTTATCTAACGGTTTGATGCTCGACCAAGCCAATCCAAGGGCGGTGGCAAAAGCAGGATCATTCATTAGGGAATCATGTAAGGGTCCGTTGATTCGCTCTAAATTCTGAGGTTTCCCAATTTGGACGTACATTCCCGTTACATCCCTGAAAATAGAATCAATACCGTTGATTTTTGCGGTACCGCCAGTCAATACAACGCCTGCTCTCAACTTGTGTTCGTAGCCAGCTTTTTTTACTTCAGCAAACACCAAAGCAGCGATTTCACGAAGACGAGCCCGGGCAATAAGCACAATGTTTCGCGCTACAATCTCAATGGGCGGAATACCGTCGGCAGTTGGAACCACTAAGAGGGTATTCAGGCTACAGGCGTTGGGGTTTGTTTCGCTCAACGTTGTTTTTGCTTCTTCGGCACTTTCCTGCGTTAGATGGCAACCTTCCCGAATATCATTCGTGATGTGGTTTCCGCCAAAAGGAAGAACAACCGTGTGGCGCAATAAACCTTCGTGATAAATGGCAATATCTGTCGTACCACCGCCAATATCAACCAACACTACCCCTAAATTTTTATGGTCTTCTGTCAGAACAGCCAGACCAGATGCAAGGGGCGATGCCGCAAACCCGTCTTCATTGTCAACTTGAATGTTGGCTTTCTGAAGGGAGTCCTTGATTTGATACAGCGCCGTTTTTTTGGCAGTAATAATCTTAAAGTCGCCGCTGAGTTTCAGACCGATATGACCTACTGGGTCGTCGATTTCGTGTTGTTCTCCAACGGCAAATTTAAGCGGTAAGAGGTGGATAATTTGGTTGGAATCAGAGTCGTAGGTTTGCTGCATATCCTCAAATAGCACCGCTACATCTTCCCCTTTGACTGATGCCGATTTGCAGGTTACTGAGCCTGTTTCCGACATTGTTTCCAAATGTGTCCCGCTTACGTTGACCGTGGCCGTCAAGGGATAATTAAGTAAATCAGGCCTTTCTGCCTTTCTCGCCGCTATTTCCAACGCTTGCCTGATTGCCTCTTTTGTCTTCACGGGGTTGTTGATAATCCCCCTATAGACCCCTTCATTACGTGCCGAACCTAGCCCTACTACTTCGAGCATGGTATGGTTGTTGTGGGTCTTTGGCTTCGCCAAAATCGCAGCAACTTTGGTACTGCCGATGTCAATTCCTAAAAAAATAACATTATCTGACATACTGAGTTAGGGTTTTACTCACACACAATTTGATTTCGAAACTTAACACTAACGCGCTTATATTTTTCCCATCCTTTCAGGGGTAAAATATTTTTATAAAATATTTTTAACTTCTCAAATTTTACCTCAAAATCATCGGGTAAGCCAAAATCAATTTGGTGTTGACCTACCTGAGGCATAAGGGTTAATTCACTGTCATTTGACACAATTACTTCGGCTACTTGGGCTTTCCAAAATGGATTTTGCTGAAGGGCTTTCAAAAAGTCAATCAGTTGCTTTCCCTTTTGGGAAGTTAAATTTTGTTTTTTAGCAAAAAACTCACCCGATACTAACACAGTTCTTGCAGCAAAACGTCCTGATAATGGAACGATTTCGCCCGTCTCGGTTAGGTATCCGCCCTGTGAGGCATTTAGTTGTTGCTCGGTGTCTGATGTTGAAATAAGACGCCCGACGGGTCGTTGCTGCACTATAGATACGACCAAATTTCCAGATAAATCTCGAAACACCTGACAATTATTTATCAAGCGGTTCTTCATAACCCTTTTTTCTAAACCTTTTAGGTTTATTTCTGAAAAATTCATCCCTTCAATGACATCAACCCCTTTGAGCGTAATCAAATCTTTAATGTCCTGTTCATTAAAAAATGGATACTCTGCTTTTTCGTCTAATTTCACAATAATTCCCTTGCAGCGCTTACTTTTTTGTTGAAACTCAACAAAAAAAACAATCAGCCCAATAATAAATACCCCAAGAACAACCCAAATCAAGCGTTTCATACAAGTGTCGATTTAGTAGTTTTTAATTTTAAATTACTAAAAATCAGTTTTTTAAAATTAATCGGATGTTCCTTCTAAAACTTTTTTTATGGATTCAATGTAAGAATCAATATCGCCAGCACCAATCGTAGCCACTACGTCTAAAGGACGATTTTTTAGGACGTCTATTAGACTTGACTTCAAACATTGAATTTTGTCACTTGTTATTTTATCAAAAATTAAATCAGAACTTACCCCTTCAATCGGTAATTCCCGGGCTGGATAAATATCCAAAAGAATCACATTGTCGGCTAGGGATAAACTTTCTGCAAATTCGACCGCAAAATCACGCGTACGGCTGTATAAGTGCGGTTGAAAAATTGCCGTTACCTGCCGATTGGGATAAAGGGCTTTCAAAGAGGATAAAAATGCATACACCTCGGCGGGGTGATGTGCGTAGTCATCTATCAGTACGTGCTGGTCTGTTTTTAGATAATATTCAAAACGCCTTTTTACACCGCCAAAGGTTTCGATGGCGGCACGGATTTGCTCACCTGACAGGCCGAGGGCGAGTCCAACTGCCGAGGCCGCCACGGCATTTTCTACGTTGTGAAAACCGGGTACTTGTAGAATAATATCGTTGATTACTCCTTGTGGGTGGACTAAGTCAAATACAAAACAGGCATTTTCGATTCGAATATTTTGGGTGTGATAGGCACCTTCATTTAGACTGTATTCTTCGACTTTTGCCTTCGTTTTATTGGCCAATGTCAACCCTTTTTTCATGAACAGGCGGCCGTTGGGTTTGATTTGACTTACATAGGCTGAAAAGGATTCCAGAACAGAATCGTGGCTTCCGTAAATATCTAAGTGATCAGCATCGGTGGAGGTCACAATGGCGATATCTGGAAACAAAGTCAAAAAAGAACGGTCAAACTCATCTGCTTCTACTACACAAGGTACTTGGCTAAGCTGCGCGGTAGGCGCGTTGAGCAGCATATTGGTACCATAATTTTGCGTTATTCCCCCTAAAAATGCCGCACAGTTTACCCCTGAATGACGAAGTAAATGCGCAGTCATCGAGGAGGTTGTGGTTTTGCCGTGTGTTCCTGCTACCCCAATCGTAAACATTCCGCCAGCTATCAGGCCCAGTACCTGCGATCGTTTCTGTAGGGTGAATCCATTGTCTTTCAGGTAGTTGTATTCTGAATGGTTTTTTGGAATAGCGGGCGTATAAACAACAAGTGTTTGGTCAGGATTTTGTAAAAAAGCAGCAGGTATTAAATCCACTGAATCTTCAAAATGTACAGAAATACCCTCT encodes:
- a CDS encoding cell division protein FtsQ/DivIB, with product MKRLIWVVLGVFIIGLIVFFVEFQQKSKRCKGIIVKLDEKAEYPFFNEQDIKDLITLKGVDVIEGMNFSEINLKGLEKRVMKNRLINNCQVFRDLSGNLVVSIVQQRPVGRLISTSDTEQQLNASQGGYLTETGEIVPLSGRFAARTVLVSGEFFAKKQNLTSQKGKQLIDFLKALQQNPFWKAQVAEVIVSNDSELTLMPQVGQHQIDFGLPDDFEVKFEKLKIFYKNILPLKGWEKYKRVSVKFRNQIVCE
- the ftsA gene encoding cell division protein FtsA; protein product: MSDNVIFLGIDIGSTKVAAILAKPKTHNNHTMLEVVGLGSARNEGVYRGIINNPVKTKEAIRQALEIAARKAERPDLLNYPLTATVNVSGTHLETMSETGSVTCKSASVKGEDVAVLFEDMQQTYDSDSNQIIHLLPLKFAVGEQHEIDDPVGHIGLKLSGDFKIITAKKTALYQIKDSLQKANIQVDNEDGFAASPLASGLAVLTEDHKNLGVVLVDIGGGTTDIAIYHEGLLRHTVVLPFGGNHITNDIREGCHLTQESAEEAKTTLSETNPNACSLNTLLVVPTADGIPPIEIVARNIVLIARARLREIAALVFAEVKKAGYEHKLRAGVVLTGGTAKINGIDSIFRDVTGMYVQIGKPQNLERINGPLHDSLMNDPAFATALGLAWSSIKPLDKRVIKRSKTEKEQEKKKTGGLWGSFGIKDLKIKDVGTFIWKGLMQDDMAGKDSY
- the murC gene encoding UDP-N-acetylmuramate--L-alanine ligase gives rise to the protein MQITDYKYIYFLGIGGIGMSALARWFGVNGFEVAGYDRTQTPLTDTLHAEGISVHFEDSVDLIPAAFLQNPDQTLVVYTPAIPKNHSEYNYLKDNGFTLQKRSQVLGLIAGGMFTIGVAGTHGKTTTSSMTAHLLRHSGVNCAAFLGGITQNYGTNMLLNAPTAQLSQVPCVVEADEFDRSFLTLFPDIAIVTSTDADHLDIYGSHDSVLESFSAYVSQIKPNGRLFMKKGLTLANKTKAKVEEYSLNEGAYHTQNIRIENACFVFDLVHPQGVINDIILQVPGFHNVENAVAASAVGLALGLSGEQIRAAIETFGGVKRRFEYYLKTDQHVLIDDYAHHPAEVYAFLSSLKALYPNRQVTAIFQPHLYSRTRDFAVEFAESLSLADNVILLDIYPARELPIEGVSSDLIFDKITSDKIQCLKSSLIDVLKNRPLDVVATIGAGDIDSYIESIKKVLEGTSD